The stretch of DNA TCATAGCATTAGAATCACGACTATAAATCTCGAATGGTATTATGTTTGGGGCTTTACGGGAAAGCAATGTAACCAAAAAATTTCAATTCACCACTATTACAGTGAGATAAGACCCTGAATGCACCGTACCCACCCTTAACTCTCGACAGAGAAGAATCTCAGGAGATTCCTGACATCTACAACCTCAAACCCTCTGAACACCGCTACCACTAGCCTCAACGATGATACACTCCGCCATGATATACGTAATCTCCTGTAATTCGGATATTTACCACGAATGACTCTCCTAGGCTTAGCGTTGGGAGGAGCTCTCGGCACTTTGTGTCGATATGGCATAAACATATTTTTCCAGGGCCTTCTCAAGCCAACTACTTTAGCTGGATTCCCTTTAGGCACCTTAGTTGTCAACGTAGCAGGATCATTTCTGCTTGCTCTTCTTCTTTTTCAATCAAAAATTGAGCTACCCGGACCACTCCGTATTGCGATCGCTGCAGGATTCTTGGGAGCCCTTACAACCTTTTCTACCTTTGAATTTGAAACTGACCAATTATTAAGAAGCTCGAAAGTTTTTCTAGGCATATTCTATCTATTGGGCAACTTATTATTTAGTTATGCTGCTATCCTTATAGGAAGAGTATTGGCGATCAAGTTATAATTGGCTCTCCACATATATGGTTGGCAAAAAGTGCATGGATACGGTCGTCTCCAGTGAGCTCTGGGTGAAAAACCGACACGAGCACTCGATCAGACTTCACTAGTACAGGGCATTCCTCAAAACAGCTCAATACTTCTACCTGCTTGCCGATTGAAACAATCTTTGGCGCCCGGATGAAAACTCCAGGGAACAAGCTTTCAAAGCCTGAGATTTTCAGAGCTACTTCAAAAGAATTTACCTGACGACCATAAGCGTTTCGTTCCAACGAAACAGCAAGAAGTCCAAGTCGGGCCTGGGTTATATGACCAGGAAGTTGGTTAGCAACTGTGATCGCGCCTGCGCACGTACCCCAAATTCCACCACCTGCCCGGTGAAAATCCTTAATAGCTTTATCTAAACCATAGGTTGTCATTAATTTAGTTATTGCGCTCGATTCTCCTCCGGGAATAATAAGGCCCGTCAAGCCCTTAAGATGCTTCGGAAGACGGACTTCGACACTGTCAACTCCAAGACGCTGAAAAGCTCTTCTATGCTCACGGAATGCTCCCTGAAGAGCTAGGATGCCAACGGTCATTATCAGTTATGTTGCCACGAAGATTACAGGGAGCAGTAGCGGGCGCTACTCTGGGAGCCTTACGGACGCCAATATAGCAGCTCCGACAACAGTTTGAATTGCTACCGAGAGCTCTATCAGTGGTACATGCGGACCACTGCCTGTGCTTAAAGCAAAACATGTGTCACCATCAAACAAAGTGACTGGCGTAATAGTCCTAGCCAGTCCAGACTGAGCACTTCCAGCCAGAAGCCTTGCCTCGGCTTTAGATATTGGTACATCTGTTGCGACCACCACGAGGGTTGTGTTCGTCACAGGAGATCCCTGCAATCCTGCTGATAATTCTCCGGTTTCTCCGGGAACGCCAGCTACGAAATGACCGGTCTCGGGATCAACGATATTTCCTCCCGGATTTACCACGGCAAGAGCAGATACTACCGCACCATGGACATGAGTACAGGCCGATCCCAATCCACCGTAAGAGCTTTTATCGACTCCCTTAGATGTCCCAACTCGAGCTCCTGTACCAGCACCGATTCGACCCATTAAGACTGGCGAACCAGTCGCCTTGCTAGCAGCAATATAACCTTCCTCGACACCAGGTCGCGCACACGAATTACCTGTCCATCTGTCGAAAATTGCTGCTGCTGGAACAATGGGAATTGGACCGTAATTAGTCTCAAAGCCAATCGCGCGCTCCTCGAGCCACCTCATAACACCTCCTGCTGCTTCCAGTCCGAAGGCACTTCCTCCACAGAGTGCAACCGCGTTAATCCGCTGCACACTTTTCTCAGGTTCAAGAAGAGCCGTCTCGCGAACACTGGGTCCTCCGCCGGAGATAACAACTGACGCTACACATCCCTCAGGAGGACACAAAATCACTGTACATCCAGTGGATTGCTCTGAATCAGTCCAGTGGCCTACCTCAATTCCTTCCACAGCAGTCAGAGTGTCATTCATGGCTCTATAGGATTTTCCGGGCGTGGCGAGAGATAGCGTTGAAGATCTTTAGGCTTAATCTCGATAACCTCAATAAACTCAGATGAGGTCTCTAAAGTTGCTTGATAACCCGTTCGGGAATCTATGGCGACCTCTAACTTGATCGGATTTAGAGGGGAAGTAGTAGATGGTTCTCTTCCTTCTAAAAAAGCGCCAATGGTCCCTTCGGAACTTGCTTCGCCAGAAATTCGATCAAAACTCCTAAAGACAATACCGTCTGGTACTGGAAATCCTCTCGGATCACTTGGTCTTCCCAATAGAGCGTTTTCTACAAAATCGGTCCATGCATAAATAGGTTGCCTTGAACTATTAACGGTATTTTGCGTACCGTCACTACGCACCATAGTCTTTGGAATGGGCTGGGGTTCGTCATAACCTATCCAAACGGCCGCTACCATGCCGGGCGTAATCCCTACGAACCAAATATCTTTCTCGTCGTTAGTTGTCCCTGTTTTACCAGCCACCCAACGCCCCTCAACTGCCGCTCGCCAACTAAAAGCAGTAGGGTTAACATCTGTCACATTGCCATGAAGAAGGTCAAGGACAACATATGCAGTCTGTTCGCTCCAAACACGCGTCAATCTAGGGTTAGCCTGGTATAGGATGTTGCCCTCTGCGTCAATTACACTCCTAATAAAGTGGGGTTCAACCTGAGTACCTCCGTTTGCAAACGCGGAAAATGCCGCAGCATGTTGTAATGGAGTCACTTCAAAAGAGCCTAGTGAGAGAGAGAAAAAGGGCTGGACATCGGAATACCCCAGTTCTGAGGCTCGCTGGGCTACCGCCTGTGGCGTAGCAGCCTCCAGTGCTTTTACCGCTGGTATATTTCTTGACAAATTAAGATGCTCTCTAACTGTTGCTACACCTATAAACTCATCGTCATGGTTTGTTGGTGAGTAAACCTCTTGACCCTGCTGGTCGAAGATTGTCTCTTCATCTACCAGTATAGTCGCCTGATGAAGCCCTCCTTGTTCTATAGCCGTGGCATACACAATTGGCTTAAATGAGCTACCAGGCTGTCTACGAGCCTGTGTCACACGGTTGAATTCAAGGGCTTCAATTCCCGGATCAAGTTTCTCCCCAACCATTGCTAGCACCTCTCCGGTACCGGGGTCGATTCCAACAATAGCTAACTGAGCATTTTGAGGTACCTCAGCTCTCTCAGAAGCTGAGTTAGCTGCTCTTTGTGCCTGCATGTCAATAGTTGTATAGACATTTAGGCCTCCTGCCCCAAACACCACGCTTTCACCAAAACGGTCTGTCAGCCAATTACGAACTGCAAAAACCACATGACTAGAAAGCTCTGAACTTACACTCTCCTGAACAATTACCTCATCACCAGTACGCTCAAGGGAAACAACATTGCCCGTTCTATCGTAGGTTACCTTCCAACCTTTTGGTTCTAATCGATATCGCCAGGCTCTATCTGCCTCAGCAGAACTTATCATTCCTCTGATAACCATCCGATTCAAAACCCTTGCCATGCTTTCTCGGGAGTCATGAAATTCTTCATGATAGGAGTTAGGGAGAGGGATCAGACGAGCTAGGTAAAGTCCCTCTGCAAGATTTAACTCTATAGGATCCTTACCAAAATATGCTTGCGCTGCTGCTCGAATACCGTAAACGTTTCCTCCCCAATAAATCACGTTTACATAACGTTGAAGTACTTCAGCCTTAGTGAGACGGCGTTCGAGTTC from Trueperaceae bacterium encodes:
- the crcB gene encoding fluoride efflux transporter CrcB — translated: MTLLGLALGGALGTLCRYGINIFFQGLLKPTTLAGFPLGTLVVNVAGSFLLALLLFQSKIELPGPLRIAIAAGFLGALTTFSTFEFETDQLLRSSKVFLGIFYLLGNLLFSYAAILIGRVLAIKL
- a CDS encoding pyridoxal 5'-phosphate synthase glutaminase subunit PdxT, which translates into the protein MTVGILALQGAFREHRRAFQRLGVDSVEVRLPKHLKGLTGLIIPGGESSAITKLMTTYGLDKAIKDFHRAGGGIWGTCAGAITVANQLPGHITQARLGLLAVSLERNAYGRQVNSFEVALKISGFESLFPGVFIRAPKIVSIGKQVEVLSCFEECPVLVKSDRVLVSVFHPELTGDDRIHALFANHICGEPIIT
- a CDS encoding esterase, with translation MNDTLTAVEGIEVGHWTDSEQSTGCTVILCPPEGCVASVVISGGGPSVRETALLEPEKSVQRINAVALCGGSAFGLEAAGGVMRWLEERAIGFETNYGPIPIVPAAAIFDRWTGNSCARPGVEEGYIAASKATGSPVLMGRIGAGTGARVGTSKGVDKSSYGGLGSACTHVHGAVVSALAVVNPGGNIVDPETGHFVAGVPGETGELSAGLQGSPVTNTTLVVVATDVPISKAEARLLAGSAQSGLARTITPVTLFDGDTCFALSTGSGPHVPLIELSVAIQTVVGAAILASVRLPE
- a CDS encoding penicillin-binding protein, with the protein product MRIVRGAFLVLLTVILSVSALLGASALQWAQELPSLEGIDALDFTATSKIFASDGTEIGSIVPVFGEDRAGINRIPVRLDEVSPAVLQAIIAYEDDQFFDHYGFDLPGIARAFYEEFFGQADRGGSTITTQVVKNTILAELSANRSLERKAKEVMLAIELERRLTKAEVLQRYVNVIYWGGNVYGIRAAAQAYFGKDPIELNLAEGLYLARLIPLPNSYHEEFHDSRESMARVLNRMVIRGMISSAEADRAWRYRLEPKGWKVTYDRTGNVVSLERTGDEVIVQESVSSELSSHVVFAVRNWLTDRFGESVVFGAGGLNVYTTIDMQAQRAANSASERAEVPQNAQLAIVGIDPGTGEVLAMVGEKLDPGIEALEFNRVTQARRQPGSSFKPIVYATAIEQGGLHQATILVDEETIFDQQGQEVYSPTNHDDEFIGVATVREHLNLSRNIPAVKALEAATPQAVAQRASELGYSDVQPFFSLSLGSFEVTPLQHAAAFSAFANGGTQVEPHFIRSVIDAEGNILYQANPRLTRVWSEQTAYVVLDLLHGNVTDVNPTAFSWRAAVEGRWVAGKTGTTNDEKDIWFVGITPGMVAAVWIGYDEPQPIPKTMVRSDGTQNTVNSSRQPIYAWTDFVENALLGRPSDPRGFPVPDGIVFRSFDRISGEASSEGTIGAFLEGREPSTTSPLNPIKLEVAIDSRTGYQATLETSSEFIEVIEIKPKDLQRYLSPRPENPIEP